The stretch of DNA ATGTAGTTTATCATGAAACATTTCCAAACTGTAGAGTTTGATATTAATTGTGCCAGGCAATGCCTTGCCGtgtgtgcttttttttttttaatgtatctAATGAAGCATCTAACCATTCTTGCTGTCAGGTATTGAGTTATTTAGCAAGGGGCTTGGTGACCTTTACTACCCAAGCAATGAAATGGATCCATTTTTGAAGGATCAGGATGTAAGAATGAGAACTTCCTTATTTTTTGACATCCTTTTTATAACTTCTTCAGCTTCTGATGCTAGACAATTTTTAGGATGATGATTCTGAAGAGGTTGAGGACATGACTATTAGACCCATGGATTCTGTTATAGTTTGTGCACGCACTGAAGATGATGTTAGCCATCTTGAGGTATATTGgatctctttctctctctctttacATACATATCATAGTTGCTCGGACTTGGCAAAAGTAAGGAAAATCCCTGTTGACACAACAGGACCCTTGATAGGATCTGGGATCTGTGTCTAACGCAGCTAAAATCTTTGGACTCATCTTCATCCTTTGATTTGCTCCCCAAAGTTAAGTCAACTAGAGATCTCTAGACCAGTTTTACCCTTGTGTGTAAGGGGGGAGAAAGGTGAGAAAACATTGGAATTCCAAAGAGAAAAAAACTAGAAAGCAATGTGCCAAGAAAAAGCTATGCCAAGAAAAACATTGGAATGCCAGTCAAATTTccttaaataagtaattaattataTTGTACCAAAATATATTTGTAAACAAGTCCACAGACCAGTGTCCTATCAAACCCTTTTATGTTGTTACCCCGTGTTTTAAGTTCAATGTGATTGATGAGTCAGACATCTAGACACAAACCGGCATCTGACACCTATGCTGGAGTCTGAGCAACATAGATGTTATATATGTCAATCATTCGCAAAAAGCTCATACACAAAACATGCTAGGCATTCATTGTGCTCTATTATTGTACAGGTTTGGATATATGAGGATTTGGATGAAGGTGATTCAAACATGTATGTTCACCATGATGTTATCATTTCAGCATTTCCCCTTTGTACTGCATGGCTTGACTGCCCAATTAGAGGGGGAGAAAAAGGTTAGACATTTCTGTTTTTGTGGGTATTGAAGTTGTGTGTTTAGACATGCAATTCCAAGTACTTAAATTCAGGCATGTTTTGTTCAACTTATAAACCCCAATTTCCTGCTGCTTTAGCTTAAGTGAACATGGTTGCATGTtggtatatatattttgaaatcttAGAAATAGTAATCATTCACCTATATGTTCCCATGTTTAATAGTTGCTGATTCACATGCTTCCGCTTGTCCTTTTCTTGTTGCAGGGAATTTTGTGGCAGTTGGTTCAATGGAGCCATCAATAGAAATATGGGACCTTGACATTGTATGTTATTGCAAATGTTAGTCTTACTTAGCTTATAGGTAATAGTGTGGCCGAATGATGAATTTATTCAAAATCCCTTATCATATTTTACTTTTCTCAGATCGATGAAGTACAACCATGTTTAGTATTAGGTGGCACTGTGGAGAAGAAgacaaagaaaggaaagaagGTTTGCGACTGAATTCCTTCCTGATTTATTGCCTTTAAAACTTTATCAGCTTTGCCTTCTGTCGAAACTTCAAAAGCTTAGTGGAAATACACACGTACACTCACACATtggttttgattgtgaattataCTTTTTGCTCCTGGATTTCTGAATGGATGTTTGAGTTGACTGCAGTGAATATGACAAAGAATTATctactattattgtatgcaattCAAATGATTATTTACTATTATTGATTTTGTCATATGATCCTCATAATATGACCGCATTCCGGCAGTCTTTCCCTTTACGACACTTTTGACAAACACCACTTTAGGTGCCTAAATGAATTTCATCATGTAATAGAGCGGAGAGTAGTTAAAAGAAGGTCAGGTGGTTGTGCTATAGTGGTGTGcttgtgaatgaatgtttttGGATAGAGCTTGGTTAAAGCTTTCAATGCCTGTAGAATCAAGAATATGGCACTGTTATCATGAACCAATAAGCTTTTTACCCTCTTCCATGCCCTTTTTCTTTTATGATCAATTTTCAATCCTAAGCTTAGAGGATTGACATCATATTATCCATCCTGACTTAGTTATGAGGGGGTCCTAAACAAAATCATCTCAGTGTTGTGATGGTGGTATGGTTTAAGCCCTTGTTACTTTGTCATAAAACTTGGTGTGGGTCCTTTCCTTCTTTATTTGTTGTTGAGCTTGTTTGCTAGTCTATTTGGTTTTGATGATGGagtttgacttgaaataaaatggtATTTATGCTATATATATGGCTTTTGATGTGATAGgaaattaagttattttttttctccttttctatCTGAAATCTATTAAATTACACCAGTTGGCTAATATTTTATTTGAGAAAAGCAACTTATTATTTATTTCACTTGTTTGCCTTGCTTTGCATTAGAAACCAAAATACAAGGATGGCAGTCATACTGGTGCTGTTCTTGGTCTAGCTTGGAACAAGGAATACAGGTAATTTTGATCTTTCATTTTTCGCCTGTTCTTGCTCTAAAAGgaaacttataatgaaattacttCTTacactttactttttttttctaaaaggaATATCCTCGCTAGTGCAAGTGCTGACAAACAAGTTAAGATTTGGGATGTTGCTGCTGGAAAATGCAACATAACAATGGAACATCATGAAGGCAAGGTAAGAATTGAGCTTTGGTAGCACCATAGAAATCGTCTTCCAATTATATTTGGATTAGgcattgaaagaaaacaaatatctTTCTGCACGTTGAAATGCATATGTCCTCTGTATTGTTTCAATCTAGCTTTCATCTCCAGAGCTTCTTTTAGTGGCATGTTGCATAGATATTGCCTATGCAACTGTTagatgaaaatttatgaatttaaagCAATTGAATGAATATTATCTATAAAAAGGTTCGGTCAAGCTAATTCTGGGTTATATTTGACAAATCACCAGTCTTTTCCTGTCACCAACTTTTCTTTTGTTATAACAAGCATTGATAATGGAGCAATTCCCATGCATGATACCTGctgattttatcttttttataaaGCATTAATAGATGTTAAATCAAAAGATGTTTTGAACCGCACCAAGCAGGTAGCTGTGAAGTTTGCTTATTCTTTGTGGTTGTGCATGCATTATTTGTTCTTCATTATTTAGATTGTTGTAAAATATTATATGGAAATCTCCACTGTAATTTTGACTTCTATACAATTTCAGTTGTAACTTGTAACTACTTAATTGATATTGAATGTTGCTATTAATTGTTGCTCTAAATTGAAATTTCTTCTTTGTGTACTCTGTAGGTTCAAGCAGTTGCATGGAATCATCATGTGCCACAAGTTCTTCTTAGTGGATCGTTTGATCGTTCAGTTGTAATGGTAATTGAACTATTCATTTGCATAAATTTGTGCATGCTTTCAGCTACTGACGAAGTAATTTGTGTTCAGTTTTTCACCTTTAATTGCTTTCAAGGTAGTCAGACTTCATCACTTTTACCATGGTTATATGTTGCAGAAAGATGGAAGAGTGCCCACTCATTCCGGTTTTAAGTGGTCGGTGACTGCTGAGGTTGAATGTTTGGCATGGGATCCGCACACTGAGTACTCATTTGTGGTTCGTGCTTTGTGCTTCAGCCTTTTACTTGGGGCTACATGAAGGCTATGCTTTGGTAATTGGATGCTTATTGAAATATTTAAGTTTTGATCAGGTGAGTCTTGAAGATGGTACAATCAGAGGATATGATATTCGAGCTGCCAAGTCTGATCCATCTTCCGAGTCAAAACCAAGTTTCATTCTCCATGCTCACGACAAAGCTGCTTGCACCCTTTCATATAATCCTGCAGCACCAAATGTATGAACCTATCTCTCCTCCACTCATTCCTTGGTCAGGTTATAATCACATATTTCTGGTGCATgacatttcttttaatttttctaacaGCTTCTTGCAACTGGTTCcatggataaaatggtaaataacgGTTTTCTTTTAGGATTTTTGATATATTGTGGAAAGTTATAAATATTGTTTATGTGGTTTTATTGGTCGATCTTCATTTGCGTAGGTAAAACTTTGGGATTTGTCAAACAATCAACCTTCATGTGTGGCGTCCAAGAATCCTAAAGCTGTAAGTGTGATTTATAGGAAACCATACATGTGGGGTTTTTATTATAACTGCAATGTCTCAAAACTTTGTTGTGGATGTTATTAGGGAGCTGTCTTCTCCATTTCCTTCTCACAAGATAATCCCTTTTGTCTGGCTATTGGAGGCTCAAAGGGAAAACTAGGAGTGAGTGGAAAAATCTTTAAATATTATGTTCTACTGTTACCGAAATTCTGTAAAAACATTAATCATTTACAATCATGCAGGTTTGGGATACATTAACCGAGACAGCCGTGTCTGGAAAGTTCGGGAGCTACAGCCAACAGCCAAACAGACCGAAAGCTTAACTCGAAAGGTGAAAGTTTGTATTGTTTCTTTGAGAGTTGGTATTTATAATGAGGATGAGTTTGGCTTTCCTAGTTTTGAGATCATgatgttattttgtttttaggGAGTATATAATGTAGTCAAAGTTTTCTATTTGGTGATTTTAATGATGCAAAGGTGAAATGGTGAGAAAATACAGAGGAAATGAATGTGTTGGTTTGAGGTAGAAAGGATCTGCAATTGCTTTCAATTTTGTTGTTTCATATCCAATTAATTTATGAAAGATATCAATTAAACCTTGAGATTCAAATTTCATtatctttatatttaaattgCTGCTTGCttgataaataataattaaagttgattatatattatttctttgtttctagCCACACTTTAATATCCTTAATTGCTATTTATTTTTGGCTTAATTCACTAATTGACTCTTCAACTATACTTGTTTTTGTTGCTATGCATTTTTTTTCCTAACAAAGACATGACATGTGGGAttgttaactaaaaaaatatatatctttaTCTAGATATATagaaaattcagaaaaaaaatatattattaaaactgAAAATTATGAAAGTGGGAAATTCATTAATTCCATGAAATATTGGGTAATTTGTGATCGTCATAGTGGTTTTCTAGATATTTGTTCTTCaattgcaaatttaaaattaaaatgttcaagtttacaaaatttaccaaaatttcaattaaaaaattatttacagcAATTTAAGAATTTTAGTGTACAAAAGGCAATTTCTTTCTAAAAAAACATCAGTATAACACATCCAAACAAATTTTGGCACAAGTAAGCGAAAGAGCCTCAAAAATTGGAGAGTCCCTTCAACAAGTGGAGTTAATAAATGGTGAACAAGGTCCAATAAATCATCTTTCTATTTATGGCCAAGCTCTAAATATTTTCCTCCATAATGAGAGATAATTAGCAGAGGCAATGGTGATGATGCAATGTTCAATAAAACCTACCAATCTTTACTCATCTTTTTGCTGCTACTAGGGATTAGATTAGGGAGGCCTGCATGTGGTAGATATGAGCTTTAGGTTaggttttttaataatataatatgtttttttatttgataaatttattttattatttaaatattcaaataattaaattgggtgaattttttttttaactttataataATTCGATTCTGTAATTATCAAATTAgaccaaaaaatttaaatatcaaaatagaaaaataaatatattctaAGAGTGAAGTCGTTAATCAAGTcttcatttaaattttcaaataaatacttaaaagtatttaTTATACGTCTTTAAAACTACTTTAAGGTgcttaattctattttttgtcAATGGATCATTTGATGCGGTGATAAATGATTTATTTAACAGTTTTTATGaacaatttcattatagattTTGATTATACCCACTCTTTTTGACAGTGTTTAGAATTACTCATAATCTCTACTCAACTCTTATATGGTAGGATAATATGCTTTAACACGCTCACAGTCACACTCACGTCCtcatcgagttaagactcaatcggcttATTTTACccgttattattatctaaatcgAAACATGTATTAAACTAAAATCTGTCTTAATTCTTATTAGTAATAAATAAGTTGCTTTAATTTCAAGTTTGACAATTTGTATAATATTAAAAGATGATTAGAAGGCGAATAATGTAAAGATGGTGATGAGGTAGGAATAATGATGTCATCCTCAAAGATTTAGGCCCACAATACTGAAGGTGAACCTATACAGCTCATTTGCCCCTCCTTtataaatatgatcatattgttTAAGAAAGTGGGCCCAAAATATTTGAACCACATGTTTGTTAAAAAGGGGTAATGTAATGTATAATCGAAGCCACCATCGTTGCACATGCCATTGGAATTTCTCTTGCAAAGGATTATGCAACACAGTCCATGTTTACTCTACATAATCCATACTTCACCATCTTCAATTAAGTGGTAGTTGTTATTGTTTCATATTTCAGTTTTAAGTCCTTTATGGGTTGTCTTAGTTAGGGGTGAACGTTCAATCAGATCGagtcgaatcgaatgaaaaattttcgagttaattgagttgacaaatcctattttatcatcctaactcgattcgATCAAATCAGGAGAATTTGTTTaagttcaattaaaaaattaagcttGTCAAATTAAAACCTtgttacaatataattaatttcatgttagagcacaaaaattttaaaaatttcttcagagcaaaataataataaaaacaagatacgttagtatgataaacttaaattattaattaacttatttaggtcccaaaaaattattattttaactttctttatatattctttaaaaaaatttaaaatatttaaaaattataaatgttggaatttttataaatatttcgaatttttaaaaaatattttgaattctttttttgtattttttgttgagagagaccaatttgctcattttcaaaattgatagggaccaAAAAAGTATTTATaccaatctgttattcgaattgtaaaattcaactctaCTCATACTCGAAACTCAAATTGCTTatttgagttgactcgaataactcaattaattaaatcacagttcgaattttttttcgattttctcgaatcaaatcgaattgaattttgctcacccctgcTCTTAATTAATTAGTTTGCTAGTTAAGTTATTTATTCAGGTTAATTATTGACTTAGCTATTTAGTTGaatgaaataattgaatatattgAAACtggtatcatatatatatattaaaaccttatatctataaaatgaaaaaaaaaatgtgtaggaaaaataggaaaattatattttataaatatggtaCCAAAAAGGGAGAACCCATAAACTAAATTATGTCAATATGTAAGAAAATAATTAGGGGTCAAAGATTAAGTTGTAAGatattaattaaatacaaaattatgTAATAATTCCAATATGTAAAttctatatataattttataatataattaactagttttatttagttttatttataaaattttattactttaataaaatatgtatattgttTTCATCAATCTATATTCAAGGTCACttaattattagtaagtttacattttgatcactcaatttcAATACAAGATGACGTGGGTTCGGGTGTTGTAAAGAGCATTGTTCTCATATTTATAAGTTGGGGAGAGACTATAGGTAATTCTAGGTAttatatcaaaaagaaaaaaaaatatgatcagtgatcaaaatatataatgaaattattttaaaaagtgataatttttatatataatatatttataataaagatTATCATAATTAATGACTGGAAAGCTGAAACATGCAAAACATCATAGGAAACATCAGTCAACTTCAGGGAGGCTGGCAGCGGTCCCGGCTCtcttaaaatggaaattttttcatttaaaccttttaaaatttttaaaattttaaattagtaaagataaaattatacattgaccccttaaaaatgataaaaatttgatttaatccttaaattatgttaaattaagtaGAATACATTAAACCCTCAAAACAATAGAATATATTAAGTTACAAATTTGATTTTAGAAGATTGTTTTGGATTATGTTAAGTTTGAAGTTTGATTTTCgttaattgataaattttgtgttaataatgttttattaaatttcatatttcgaGTTAGATTGgccagaattaaattatatattttaatgagagttaaaatataaaattttaattttaatagattatatctttatattttttaaaagattaaattaaaattgtatCTTTTTTTAGACCAAATATTGTAAAACTTAAAGTGTCAAAAGTAaaactttacattttagggggATGAGGCCCCTTCAACCTAGACCTGTTTATGGCCCGGTCtaaaaagtgggagggtttgagtaaaaatatatgcCTGAAAAATGAGATTGGACAAAAAAAACAAGGCTCATTTAGAAAATAGGTCAGGGCTTAGATAAGGCTTTTTGGCTCGAGCCTAGCTcgaatattcaaaaaaaaaaaagattgttgtttttcttattgttttcttactattttcttgtttttttacactattttgctaccatttcacaatTATGCTGCTACtgttttttattgttattatttgaatttgtataactcttattatattgttatttaagtatacatatttttaaatttattttaatgtttttattatttttgatgtattatatattttttaaaaataaatataaaaaaaatcaatacggGTAGACCAGGTTGGGCTCGGGTTTTAGCAATTTTATTCGAGCCAAGCTTCGATAAAATTTTAATCCCATTTTTTGAATTGGGTCTGGCCCAGCCCATGAACACCCCATTACCAACCCCGTGCTGCCCCGTCTTTATATGAACCTAActcaaaaccaaaatttaaactcaatccaactcaacccaacccaacccacgGAAACTAACTCATTTAACATTCTCAAAATTATATCTCATTTTCACTTCAAAATACAATGATAATGTTAGGGACTTTACAAtaatatattctttttatttGACCCTACATTTTAAGACTTGTGGTTTGACATGGTTTATTTATTCACACTGCctcattctttttttaaatcctaTTTTCCATTGAGACTTTATTCTGAAAACATGGAAGAAATAAGGTATGAAGGATGGAGTTGACTTGGGGGTTGAAACTGAGGGCATGTCCACTGCTTTCATGGTGATGGAGGAACTTGTCAATACAACACGTACAAGCTTCATTTACTTTTGCACATTAATCTCCAACTTGTCCAATTTGTACGGTGAACCATATCATAAGCTACCCAAAGTTCaacatttttatacattttttcctacttttactttttatcactacagatatttttaaattatttaataaaaggtATCAACATGTGCTGCCTGCCCCTTTGATTTTCTGATATTCACAACCAGAAAGGATTTTATAAAACGGTGATTTCACGTTATTTCTATCTCTTttcaataggagaatgacaaataaGATTTTTCATCTTAATTTTCAgcatttttagttgaatttgaatttttttagaaggAAAAATgctatttgtcattctcctattggaaagggatatggatgacgtggaatcacagtttcatataatcccttctTTATTGTCAAGTTGGTCTCCTTTGGGGATTAAGTTACTccaattttgtttttcttaaactcaaaattttatttaaggtGTATCACTCTATCCAACAAGCATTAACGATAATATTTATCGTTAATTTAAtagttaactttttttttgtatttttatacatgtattttaTGAAATTCACAACTTGGGGAACAAGAGAAAGAATTTAAgaggaaaaaaacaaaagaaatgagaaaTATACAACTTAAAGGTTGAGTATGGAAGTGGGGTCTGAAAAACAGATATTTATTCCCTCTTCTTTCATCCTTTTCTAATTTAgcattaataaaaattaacttaatccAAGACAAAGCTAAAAGATTACTTTAGGGGTTCCGagagaaattataaattattagagggtcaatgtataattttattattatactaacatgtaattttataaacatttaaGAGATTAAATGGTAAATCTATCATTTTGGGGATTAAGGTCACTACCTACCCCTTTACAAGGACTCAATGGATATAAACTTTTTAAATCCACTTTAATGCTTAAACTATTATTTATGTGTTAGTTAAAACTCAACgctaaaattgaatatttttttagaCACAGATTTTTTGAGATAAATTGAgacaaaatgataatttgaatatTAATGTATCAAGgatgaaaaaagaaacaaatacaatttagagactaatttgtaaataaaaccataaaagaTCTACCACaaacttatttttccctttttttttttaatccaagttgctttaattattttttgccCATATGCACCTAAAGGTTATTGGCCAAATGTTGCAAACAAAAGTATACAATTGGGTATTGGATACAAAGATAAGAACAAACTTAAATTCCTACTTTATTGGATCTTTAGATTTAAAATAAGAGTTAACCCAAGTTTGTAAAGTGgctttttatcatatatatatatatatatagttatattataaatttattgttttttttagaatttcattataaattctggtcatatatgttctttttgacataatatcTAGGACTATCCATAGTTCTttcccaactcataaataagagaataatgcgcttcaacgcactcgaatCCACATCTTTCTACATTTACAACAATATTCATGtcaatcgaactaaaactcaattgacttattatattataaatacatacaaattcaatataataaagtgattatgtgtaagataaGGGGTAGGAGGATGATTTTTTATAGGtggaaagtaatatatatatatagagagagagagagagagaatggaaaaaaatggTGGGAGGATGGACAAAGTGAAAGGAGAATAGAACTAATTTATTATTGCATTAAAATTGTCATCTTATGCCACCACTTTGGTGAAATAAGTGGTTTAAATTCTTTGTTGCCACTCAAGTTgttttttaggttaaattttgttattagtccttatacttttataaaatttcagatttaatttttatatttttaaaaattaaaaatttaattttttactttttaatttagaAATCCTAATCCAATCAATATCGTTGTTTATAGTTTCTATTAAAAATCTTCAacttaatatgtttttttttcgtCAGTCATATGACACGTCACATGAAGACAGCTTAATCAACATGccaaattgacaaattttgatagaaaatctTACGATTTTAATGATTAGACCGGGAATTTTAAACTAAAACAGTTGGAGGAGAACTTAATTTCTAACATTTTAACTATAATGACTAAAtgtcaaattttatcaaaatacagGGAGTAACAgcaaattttaacctttttttataatataagttTGGTTTAACTCAATTGCCCTCTAAAATATGGTATAAAACCACCTAATTAAAAGCAAATAACGGCGTTTAAATAGCCGATTAAGCCGGCCTAATGACACGCTAAAGCATCTCCCCTTCAACTAATCAACTTATTCCTCAAAACGTTAGTCATTTTGGACATGCATGccttcaattttatcatttttactttatttaacaagaaaaaaaatcttaCATAATTAAgcacctttttttaaaaaaattttgcctTTATTAAGATTCTTTCATttcaaaaaaaagtaattaaattttttttccccGCTTATTTgggtacttaaacttttaaaatgcattaaaaagcccctcaaactttttttaaaaaaagctgtTAATCCCctacttttttttattcaattaggtacttgaactttcaaaatgtgtcaaaaagaccctcaaaatttTTTACGCActtgcttttattaaaaattagaaaaaatataaaaaaatttaaaactataaatattattaaattttaataaaaattagaaaaaaatataaaaatcgtaaaaacattaaaaattgtaatattttataaaaatcgtaaaatattataaaatatatagcaatataaaaaatttataaaattttttaaagttgtaagaaaattatacaaaatgtcaaaaaaatataaatttcgtaaaaaaaaatttataaaaattattgtaccaaaagaagcattttataatttttctatagtttttattgatttttatcttttttattatttttcgtcACATGTCATATTGTGTTACAACTTACAACACatgatgactttaattgaaaaaaactaaGGTTGTTAattgtttatgatttttatataattttacaatttctataaaaaaattctaatttttaataattttttatatttttattaatatttaataatttttctaaaatttattattattttattttttataatttttttttctaatttttaataagagcaggggattaattacttttttaaaaaaaattaagggtctttttgatgcattttgaaagttcaagtacccaattcagtgaaaaaaaaacaatggcttaattgcttttttttgaagaagtttgaggcccgttttatgcattttgaaagttcaattactcaattaagtgcaaaaaaaaaagaggcttAATTACTTCTTTTTTTTACACTGTTAagcattcttttaaaaaaatcatggtggattaatctttttgGGATGAATAATTATCCTTTTTGATAATGTCATTTTTAGGGCATGAATCAAAGATTTTCCTTGTGTCCCTTTTAACAATGTGGTATTTAAGGTTCGAACTTTAATTTTCTCATTGAAAATACAACGCGTCTTACCCAACCCTTGTTGATTTATAAATATcacttgataatttttatttattaaatattttgccTTTATATCGATTTCTTCAgccttattttttattcaataattttttagatatataatatataatgttattgttttaaatttatgatATTTTGTATTTAATGGTATAATTTCTTCTAAATATTTAGGTAGTGTTTAGAAAACTACCAAGTAATTGAATTTGGGTGGAATTTGCTTGTAATTACGTAGGGATTACATGTTTGAGTAATCATTGTAATTTATGGGCCA from Gossypium hirsutum isolate 1008001.06 chromosome D04, Gossypium_hirsutum_v2.1, whole genome shotgun sequence encodes:
- the LOC107959476 gene encoding uncharacterized WD repeat-containing protein C17D11.16, which encodes MISAIAWVPKGAAKAEPIVADLPSKEEIEEMINSGALDRSEDNGDNGSEDEDEDMVAEAEKQTGDIAQALAVAEALGKTSKNKSGTQLEDLTDGLKELDMENYDEEDDGIELFSKGLGDLYYPSNEMDPFLKDQDDDDSEEVEDMTIRPMDSVIVCARTEDDVSHLEVWIYEDLDEGDSNMYVHHDVIISAFPLCTAWLDCPIRGGEKGNFVAVGSMEPSIEIWDLDIIDEVQPCLVLGGTVEKKTKKGKKKPKYKDGSHTGAVLGLAWNKEYRNILASASADKQVKIWDVAAGKCNITMEHHEGKVQAVAWNHHVPQVLLSGSFDRSVVMKDGRVPTHSGFKWSVTAEVECLAWDPHTEYSFVVSLEDGTIRGYDIRAAKSDPSSESKPSFILHAHDKAACTLSYNPAAPNLLATGSMDKMVKLWDLSNNQPSCVASKNPKAGAVFSISFSQDNPFCLAIGGSKGKLGVWDTLTETAVSGKFGSYSQQPNRPKA